The following are encoded in a window of Fusarium oxysporum f. sp. lycopersici 4287 chromosome 5, whole genome shotgun sequence genomic DNA:
- a CDS encoding dolichyl-phosphate mannosyltransferase polypeptide 2, regulatory subunit translates to MLDKIVGLAMLVAASVVFTYYTIWTLLMPFVDDDHPLQNFFPPRVWAIRIPVIIILLGSAVVGSFLGMVMIRSNQKKAAKAKAAAKKAN, encoded by the exons ATG TTGGACAAAATCGTCGGTCTCGCCATGCTCGTGGCCGCTTCCGTCGTCTTCACCTACTACACCATCTGGACTCTTCTCATG CCCTTTGTCGACGACGATCACCCTCTCCAGAACTTCTTCCCCCCTCGCGTTTGGGCCATTCGCATCCCCGTTATTATCATCCTCCTCGGTTCCGCTGTTGTTGGCTCATTCCTCGGCATGGTTATGATTCGGAGCaaccagaagaaggctgcaaaggccaaggctgccgCTAAGAAGGCCAACTAG